The genomic segment TACTGCAAAAAGCTAATTTTTCGCTTCAAAAAAAATTTTTCAAACTATCTAAAATTCGATTTCAGTAATTTGATTAGCTCATCACATCCTGTGATAAGGCCATTCTTTTCAATCTCACTAAGATGATTTAACGAAAAATTTCAATATTATTCAAAATTAGCTTTTTGCAGTTCAATCATAAAATAAAAATAAAAAGGAGGAAATCCCTCCTGATTAAATATTGCTGTTATTAACTTTCCTCCTCTTCTCCTGTGACAATATAAACTCCAAAATCTGTTCCAATCCGATTAGCACCAGCATCCAACATATCTACTGCCTCCTCAAAAGTCTTAATTCCACCTGATGCTTTTACACCGATCTCCCGACCTACAGTTTTTCGTATCAGGCTTACATGTTCCCCTGTTGTCCTATAAGGGCCAAATCCAGTGGAAGTAACCACAAAATCAGCTCCACCCTCAACAGCCAGTGTACAGGCTTTGATAATCTCTTCATCAGATAAATAGCTACACTCGATATTAACTTTGACCAGCGCTCCCGGGCCTAAAGAAGATACCCTTGCTGCATCAACTACAGCTTTAATGTCAGCTTTGACCAGGTCAAAGGCTCCTGATTTGAACGCCCCCAGATTCATTACCATATCAATTTCTTGAGCACCTTCTTTTACCACCTGCCGGGTCTGAAATGCTTTAGCTTCTGTGGTATTAGCACCCAGCGGATATCCAATAACAGTTGTAACTTTTACTGAAGAACCTTTAAGTAATTTAACACACATGGGAACAAATATAGGATTTACGCAAACTGAAGCAAACTTATATTTAAGAGCTTCTTTACATAATTTCTTAATATCATATACATTAGCTGTCGGTTTAAGTAAGGTATGATCAATCATTTTTGATAGGTCACGTGGTTTCATTGCCATACTTATCACTCCTTACAAAAGTACATATAAATACAATATTTTTATTCTCTGTATCCCAGTCTTTTAAGTTCATCTTCACGTTCACGCCAATCTTTCTTTACCTTAACCCAAAGATCAAGATATGTAGAAACTGCTAATAGACCCTCTATATCCTTTCTAGCCAACTGACCTATTTTTTTTAGCATTCTACCGTTTTTTCCAATAAGAATCCCTTTCTGGGAATTCCGTTCCACATAAATAGTGGCCCGGATGTACATTTTATCATTACTTCGTTCTGCCATCTCTTCAATCTCTACAGCCACTGAGTGAGGAACCTCATCCCTGGTCAGGTGAAGAACCTTTTCGCGAATAATTTCTGCTACGATAAATTGCTCTAGCTGATCGGTGATCATATCCGCTGGATAATACATTGGTCCTTCAGGTAAATATTCAACAATTGCATCTACCAGCGTATCTAAATTCTGGCCTTTAAGGGCAGAGATGGGAATTACAGGAAAACCAGAAAAACGTTCATATTCCTTAATACGTTCTGATAATTCTTTCGGAGTGATTAAATCTATTTTATTTAAAACTAAAAGAATAGGTGTCTTTATACCTTGAATTTGATTTAAAATAAACTGATCCCCTTTACCTGGAGGATATTTAGCATCTACAAGAAATAAGACCACATCAACATCATTAAGACTTTCATATGCAGTTTTTACAAGATATTCCCCCATCTTATCATGAGGCTTATGAATTCCAGGAGTATCAATAAAAACTAATTGAGCATCGTCTCTTGTTAAAACACAGTGAATCCGGTTCCGTGTTGTCTGGGGTTTATCAGATGTAATCACCATCTTTTCACCGATCAGTGCATTAATCAAAGTAGATTTACCCATATTGGGACGTCCGATCATAGTTATAAAACCGGATCGAAATCCCTCTTTTGTCTCCATCATTCCTATTTCATCTCCTTAGATTGAAAATCTTCATTGCTAAAAGCACCAGGTAAAAGCTGATCAATGGTATATTCACTCACATCCCCTTTTAAATTCCCGAGGATTACTTTCATTTTAGGATTAAACTCAGATATAACTTGACGACAGGCACCGCACGGAGGTACCGGCTTTAATGTATCAGCTACCACTGCAATGGCTTCAAATTCTTTTTCTCCTTCGGATACTGCTTTAAAAATCGCAGTCCTTTCTGCACAATTGGATAATCCATAAGAGGCATTCTCAATGTTACAGCCCTCATAAATCTTTCCATTCTTTGTTAAAAGAGCTGCCCCAACCTGAAAATTAGAATATGGTGTATATGCTTTCTTACGGGCAGATTTTGCACGCTCAAGAAGCATTTCTTTAACCTCAGTATTCATTAACTCTCCCCCCTATTGATATTCTACTTTTGTTGATAAGGGAACCACCTGAATCCAGGTCTGGCCTGGATTAATTTTCCATTCATTACCATCAGCATCTAAAAAGTGAGTCTTTTCACCCTTTTCTTTTATCCAGGTCCCTTTAAAGACAAAACCATCTTTAAAAAGAAGGGCCTTGTTAGATCCAACCAATTTCATCTCTAACCGTCCTTCGTCATCTTTAACTTTAGTATCTACATACTGAACAAAAATATTGTAGGCATATATCTTTTTTCCACCTTCCATTAAATGGGGTACACCATCAATAAAGCGTAAATAGTTTCCCTTTTTATCATCATATTTATATTCAACAGTATATCCTCCCCAATAATGTATTTTTATATCATGTGCCGGAGTGGCTTTGGCCTGATTCACAAATCCCACCGACTGATATGGAAATCTTAAGCTGATAGCATCTGAATTATAATTGGATAAAAATTCCCGGAGATAGTTTATCCCCGTATAGAGATTATGAGGTGCACGCCGTTTTGAACTTCGC from the Anoxybacter fermentans genome contains:
- the deoC gene encoding deoxyribose-phosphate aldolase, which encodes MAMKPRDLSKMIDHTLLKPTANVYDIKKLCKEALKYKFASVCVNPIFVPMCVKLLKGSSVKVTTVIGYPLGANTTEAKAFQTRQVVKEGAQEIDMVMNLGAFKSGAFDLVKADIKAVVDAARVSSLGPGALVKVNIECSYLSDEEIIKACTLAVEGGADFVVTSTGFGPYRTTGEHVSLIRKTVGREIGVKASGGIKTFEEAVDMLDAGANRIGTDFGVYIVTGEEEES
- the era gene encoding GTPase Era: MMETKEGFRSGFITMIGRPNMGKSTLINALIGEKMVITSDKPQTTRNRIHCVLTRDDAQLVFIDTPGIHKPHDKMGEYLVKTAYESLNDVDVVLFLVDAKYPPGKGDQFILNQIQGIKTPILLVLNKIDLITPKELSERIKEYERFSGFPVIPISALKGQNLDTLVDAIVEYLPEGPMYYPADMITDQLEQFIVAEIIREKVLHLTRDEVPHSVAVEIEEMAERSNDKMYIRATIYVERNSQKGILIGKNGRMLKKIGQLARKDIEGLLAVSTYLDLWVKVKKDWREREDELKRLGYRE
- a CDS encoding cytidine deaminase, translating into MNTEVKEMLLERAKSARKKAYTPYSNFQVGAALLTKNGKIYEGCNIENASYGLSNCAERTAIFKAVSEGEKEFEAIAVVADTLKPVPPCGACRQVISEFNPKMKVILGNLKGDVSEYTIDQLLPGAFSNEDFQSKEMK